The genomic stretch GTAAGCACCGAAATATGTGGAGATGGGATTGATCAGGACTGCAATGGCAGCGATTTGTTCTGTAGTGGATTGGATTCCGATCGGGATGGATTTCAAGTGGGAGTAGATTGCGACGATGCCAATTCTCGCATTTATCCAGGTCGCTCCGTCGAGTGCAGTAGTTCCTGCGGCCGTGGCACCAAAACTTGCAAAACAAACGGAAGTTATTCGCCTTGTTCTTGCACTCCACTTTGCGAGGCTACCGGCAGTGGTCGCTGTTATTACGTCGCGGCAGCATCCGGCTCGGACAATAGCAATGGCACCTTTAACGCGCCGTGGAAGACATTAAGAAATTTGGCGTCTTATTATTCTGGTAGCGATGCTCCATCTAACGCCGTGAATTTAAGTCCTGGCGATGTGGTTTATTTGATTGGGGATTATTATAGAGACACCTACGAATACGACGGAAGCAAGCACGCAATCGTGCTAAGAAACATTAACGGCACCGCAAGCAATCCCATTACTATTAAAGCCTATCCCGAAGGCTCTGTGCCATTGATATGGCCCATAGATAGAGCTACGGGGATGTGGATCTTTCAGTCTAGCTACATAATACTGGATGGCATAGAAATTAGTGGCGCATATCAGCAAGGCCTGTTACTCGAAGAATCTTCTAACATCAAACTGCAAAATATCCGCATACATGACACTGATGGTGTTGACAATGACAACATTGCTGGATTGAGGGTGGTCGATGTTCGCAACCTAGAAGTGCACCATAGCGCATTTCACGACAATTATGACCGCACTAACGCGGACACCCAGGGCATGAAAACCGAGAATAGCAGAAACATCGTTTTGTTTGGCGGCGGTGGAATAGTTAGATTCCACCATAATGTGATTTATCACACACAAAATATTGGCGTGGACAAAACTGGGTCTTGCTTGGCCTATAAGCACGCAGCCTCTATACCGAACTCGGTTTTTGAAGTTGACAATAATGTATTTACAAATTGCTTTTTTGAATCAGTTGGTTCGGGAACTAATAACAGCAGAATTCACCACAACCTGATTATAGACAGCGATCCAATTAAAATAATGAATCACGGGGGCGTCACGAATATCGATAACATTCTAATTGAAAACAATACCTCGGTCGGAAATATTGGCCTATATTACCAACCAAGCAGTGAATATAATCCTCTTGGCCTCCTAACATATCGCAAAAATATAGTCGTCGATACCGGTGCCTATTCACAGGAGCGCGGCATCGTCACGGTAGATCCGTACGGTGACGACTCTACATATGACGATGTGGTAGCTGGAGGTAAAATTAGCATAGACAATAACTGTTATTTTAATCCGAGAGCCTCGTTGCGATGGGCTC from Deltaproteobacteria bacterium encodes the following:
- a CDS encoding right-handed parallel beta-helix repeat-containing protein; amino-acid sequence: VSTEICGDGIDQDCNGSDLFCSGLDSDRDGFQVGVDCDDANSRIYPGRSVECSSSCGRGTKTCKTNGSYSPCSCTPLCEATGSGRCYYVAAASGSDNSNGTFNAPWKTLRNLASYYSGSDAPSNAVNLSPGDVVYLIGDYYRDTYEYDGSKHAIVLRNINGTASNPITIKAYPEGSVPLIWPIDRATGMWIFQSSYIILDGIEISGAYQQGLLLEESSNIKLQNIRIHDTDGVDNDNIAGLRVVDVRNLEVHHSAFHDNYDRTNADTQGMKTENSRNIVLFGGGGIVRFHHNVIYHTQNIGVDKTGSCLAYKHAASIPNSVFEVDNNVFTNCFFESVGSGTNNSRIHHNLIIDSDPIKIMNHGGVTNIDNILIENNTSVGNIGLYYQPSSEYNPLGLLTYRKNIVVDTGAYSQERGIVTVDPYGDDSTYDDVVAGGKISIDNNCYFNPRASLRWALFAANGGNYGIKGALHNFQSWQQVGFDTHSATLDPQLDSSHFPHNSTCANYGHLAK